A genomic window from Plutella xylostella chromosome 23, ilPluXylo3.1, whole genome shotgun sequence includes:
- the LOC119692548 gene encoding DNL-type zinc finger protein, whose product MSHKTLIDFVVKYHSPRLLNNLVFFPSCGNSYFGRRLVVPVSSTPKVASPRSFSTSVSRYDTQQLAPQPNKYEGKFQLMFTCKKCNTRCSKLITKLGYYKGVVIVTCDGCHNKHLIADNLNWFSDMGEKKNIEDIMAEKGETVQKILTTDLEFIAKDFIQEKSSDEVKPLLS is encoded by the coding sequence ATGTCACACAAAACTCTCATAGACTTCGTAGTGAAATATCACAGTCCTCGCCTCCTCAACAACCTAGTTTTCTTCCCGAGTTGCGGCAACTCCTACTTTGGTCGTCGCCTAGTCGTGCCCGTCTCATCTACCCCGAAAGTTGCGTCTCCAAGGAGTTTCAGCACTTCAGTATCAAGATATGATACGCAGCAGTTGGCACCCCAACCAAATAAGTACGAGGGAAAATTCCAACTTATGTTTACATGCAAAAAGTGTAATACAAGATGTTCCAAACTCATAACTAAACTCGGCTATTACAAAGGTGTGGTGATAGTCACCTGCGATGGATGCCATAATAAACATCTTATTGCTGATAACCTCAACTGGTTCTCAGACATGGGGGAGAAGAAAAATATAGAAGATATTATGGCAGAGAAGGGGGAGACTGTTCAGAAAATATTGACAACAGATTTAGAGTTTATTGCTAAGGACTTTATCCAAGAAAAATCCTCAGATGAAGTTAAGCCATTGTTAAGTTGA
- the LOC119692549 gene encoding U6 snRNA-associated Sm-like protein LSm1, producing MNNSSVNPLAGTAHLLDELDKKLMVLLRDGRTLIGYLRSVDQFANLVLHKTIERIHVGKEYGDIPRGIFIVRGENVVLLGEIDKDKEDNLPLTEVSVDDILDAQRREQDNKVEQQKLLSKALKERGLNLLAELGHDDMF from the exons ATGAATAATTCATCTGTTAACCCTCTAGCTGGAACTGCTCACTTATTAGATGAGTTAGACA AGAAACTTATGGTGCTGCTTCGGGATGGGAGGACACTGATTGGCTACCTGCGCTCTGTGGATCAATTTGCCAATTTGGTTTTGCACAAAACTATTGAAAGAATCCATGTTGGCAAAGAGTATGGTGATATACCAAGGGGAATATTCATTGTCAGAGGAGAGAATGTTGTTCTATTGGGTGAAATT GACAAGGACAAAGAAGATAACCTACCTCTAACTGAAGTATCAGTGGATGACATACTTGATGCACAGCGAAGAGAACAAGACAACAAAGTTGAACAGCAAAAACTACTTTCGAAAGCTTTGAAAGAAAGAGGCCTAAATCTCTTAGCAGAACTGGGGCATGATGATATGTTTTAA
- the LOC119692547 gene encoding docking protein 1 encodes MDQDDAVKSGHLLFPPAGGNVFSKFPKKKNWHQKYCILYNASNQGIQRLEIYDNKEDVNTAVIPKIITLENCIKITHSSPNMITLLTKSHTQQISTQSEPETLEWLTALQAVAFRAADSNPVSCHEDNDLYCSSGEGVFSVKMCPSDASTRCGFEPTRYLLLLTATAIELRDVNDNKLYATWPYRYIRRYGYRQGKFTFEAGRKCDTGEGIFHLEHPNQSEIFQCLSLKMKTMKQMIGNDNLHSPEHSEFNIQASLLPGSRSPLVAAKPDDLNLSSMSFKSSSVSSQQSSCTERDTAPLMQKPALKPKPLKPPRKIVNIPKNINKVLPTSFDESIDCNKYKVLDNYEPIDQVKRDPSPPSVPYDKVEVRSEAWKTYGIDDPDHIEFTPNLGDNPNCLKFISRSQDNLNSSGPESSRIILLPSPAVDPEDENYDRLQYFGSTSKLSNKSSGYKKIEARPTTLALSELKSKDTWNDYDEVENVMQPARLADDSHLGYGVIRKPNTPGPQVPTAAQAAVLQNQVGLEDINHKNCNGTDYAIVSRPKRV; translated from the exons ATGGATCAAGACGACGCAGTGAAGTCCGGTCATTTGTTGTTTCCACCAGCAGGTGGAAATGTTTTCAGTAAATTTCCTAAAAAG AAAAACTGGCATCAGAAGTACTGCATCCTTTACAATGCAAGCAATCAAGGAATACAGAGACTTGAGATTTACGACAACAAAGAAGATGTGAACACTGCTGTCATACCGAAAATCATCACGTTGGAGAACTGTATCAAAATAACACATTCTAGTCCTAATATGATAACTTTACTCACAAAATCACATACACAACAAATTAGTACTCAAAGTGAACCCGAGACCTTAGAATGGCTGACCGCACTGCAGGCTGTTGCTTTTAGAGCAGCAGACTCAAACCCTGTCAGCTGTCATGAAGACAATGACCTGTACTGCTCCTCAGGAGAAGGGGTATTCTCTGTCAAAATGTGCCCATCTGATGCTTCCACAAGATGTGGCTTTGAACCAACCAGGTACCTTCTGCTATTGACTGCTACAGCTATTGAGCTCCGAGATGTCAATGACAATAAACTATATGCAACATGGCCATACCGGTACATCAGAAGATATGGCTACAGACAAGGAAAGTTCACATTTGAAGCAGGTAGAAAATGTGATACAGGGGAAGGAATCTTTCACCTGGAGCATCCAAACCAATCTGAGATATTCCAATGTTTGTCATTAAAAATGAAAACCATGAAGCAGATGATTGGTAATGACAACCTGCATAGCCCAGAGCACAGTGAGTTTAATATACAAGCTAGTTTGCTTCCGGGATCACGAAGCCCATTAGTTGCAGCCAAACCTGATGATCTTAACCTCAGCTCAATGTCTTTTAAGTCATCATCAGTGTCCAGTCAACAAAGCAGCTGCACAGAAAGGGACACTGCTCCACTTATGCAGAAACCAGCCTTGAAGCCAAAACCACTGAAACCTCCTCGAAAGATAGTCAACATTCCGAAAAACATCAACAAAGTTCTACCAACTTCATTTGATGAAAGTATTGActgcaataaatataaagtgtTAGATAATTATGAACCTATAGATCAAGTCAAGAGGGATCCTAGTCCGCCATCAGTGCCATATGACAAGGTGGAAGTCAGGAGTGAAGCTTGGAAGACATATGGAATTGATGACCCTGACCATATTGAGTTCACTCCTAATTTAGGTGACAATCCTAACTGTTTGAAGTTCATTTCACGGTCTCAAGATAACCTGAACAGCAGTGGACCTGAGTCTTCAAGAATAATTCTCCTTCCcagtccagcagtggacccTGAAGATGAGAACTATGACAGACTGCAGTACTTTGGGTCGACTAGCAAGCTTAGTAACAAGTCCTCTGGTTACAAGAAAATTGAAGCTCGACCCACAACACTAGCTCTGAGTGAATTGAAGAGTAAAGACACATGGAATGACTATGATGAAGTGGAGAATGTGATGCAGCCGGCCCGGCTTGCAGATGACTCACACTTGGGCTACGGAGTGATCAGAAAACCTAACACTCCTGGCCCCCAAGTGCCAACAGCTGCTCAAGCAGCAGTGCTACAAAACCAAGTGGGCCTTGAGGATATCAACCACAAGAATTGCAATGGCACCGACTATGCTATAGTCAGTCGCCCCAAAAGAGTATAA